The following proteins are co-located in the Rhodococcus opacus B4 genome:
- a CDS encoding S8 family serine peptidase translates to MISHGNSYGDNDGDNTLAAPSEPEVTGSHVVVFTEGGNRTDAAQTLREVAGLSGVARSTEFESSAMDLSATEDADAVVFDELGIAVVTADPDQLAALRAAAATDSPVLSIEPELMHYALSIGTDPRVEAEAASFGDTAELTWGLQATKVTTSACSGFGVKVAVLDTGLDLTHPDFEGRAITAQSFVPGAGPQDGHSHGTHCVGTACGPKSPSGTRRYGVAHKADIFVGKVLSDQGRGADRSILAGIEWAIVNGCQVISMSLGANVEAVSVAYETVGSRALASGSLIVAAAGNNANRAAGNMGFVGPPANSPSIMAVAAVDGALGLANFSARSNPVIGGQIDVAGPGVGVFSTVPVPTRYGSKSGTSMATPHVAGIAALWCEATGRTGTDLWAVLTQQARRLMLPSLDVGSGLIQAPA, encoded by the coding sequence GTGATATCACACGGAAATTCATACGGCGACAACGACGGCGACAACACACTCGCCGCCCCCTCCGAACCCGAAGTCACCGGCAGCCACGTCGTCGTGTTCACCGAAGGCGGCAACCGGACGGACGCTGCACAGACACTCCGCGAGGTTGCCGGGCTGTCCGGCGTGGCACGCAGCACCGAGTTCGAATCCAGCGCGATGGACCTGTCCGCGACCGAGGACGCGGACGCCGTCGTGTTCGACGAACTGGGGATTGCGGTGGTCACCGCCGATCCCGATCAACTCGCGGCGCTGCGTGCGGCCGCGGCCACCGACAGCCCGGTGCTGTCCATCGAGCCCGAGCTGATGCACTACGCGCTCTCGATCGGCACCGACCCACGTGTGGAGGCCGAAGCGGCGAGCTTCGGCGACACCGCGGAACTCACGTGGGGACTGCAGGCCACGAAGGTCACCACGTCGGCATGCAGTGGGTTCGGCGTCAAGGTCGCTGTCCTCGACACCGGCCTCGATCTGACGCACCCGGATTTCGAAGGCCGCGCCATCACAGCCCAGTCGTTCGTGCCGGGGGCCGGACCGCAGGACGGGCACAGCCACGGCACGCACTGCGTCGGAACCGCCTGCGGACCCAAGTCCCCGAGCGGCACCCGCCGCTACGGTGTCGCCCACAAGGCGGACATCTTCGTCGGGAAGGTGCTGTCCGATCAGGGACGCGGAGCCGACCGTAGCATCCTCGCCGGAATCGAATGGGCGATCGTCAACGGCTGCCAGGTCATCTCGATGTCCCTCGGGGCGAACGTCGAGGCGGTATCCGTGGCATACGAGACGGTGGGCAGCCGGGCACTCGCGTCCGGGTCGCTGATCGTCGCGGCCGCCGGCAACAACGCGAACCGCGCGGCAGGGAACATGGGATTCGTGGGTCCACCCGCGAACAGTCCGTCGATCATGGCTGTCGCCGCGGTGGACGGGGCGCTCGGGCTGGCCAACTTCTCGGCCCGCAGCAACCCCGTCATCGGCGGTCAGATCGATGTGGCGGGGCCCGGGGTGGGCGTGTTCTCCACCGTCCCGGTTCCGACGCGGTACGGCTCGAAGAGCGGGACGAGCATGGCCACCCCGCACGTCGCGGGCATCGCCGCCCTGTGGTGTGAGGCAACCGGACGCACGGGAACCGACCTGTGGGCCGTCCTCACCCAGCAGGCCCGTCGGCTGATGCTGCCGTCCCTCGACGTCGGATCGGGATTGATCCAGGCACCCGCATGA